One segment of Rosa chinensis cultivar Old Blush chromosome 6, RchiOBHm-V2, whole genome shotgun sequence DNA contains the following:
- the LOC112172034 gene encoding ferredoxin--nitrite reductase, chloroplastic produces the protein MSSIGLLSTPPLSSSAPTWQLAAATTPAVAPVVTPDVAAERLEPRVEEREGYWVLKEKFREGINVQEKVKIQREPMKLFMEGGIEELAKLPFEELDKVKDTKDDIDVRLKWLGLFHRRKHHYGRFMMRLKLPNGVATSAQTRYLASVIRKYGKDGCADVTTRQNWQIRGVVLADVPEILKGLAEVGLTSLQSGMDNVRNPVGNPLAGIDPLEIVDTRPYTNLLSQYITGNSLGNPTVTNLPRKWNVCVIGSHDLYEHPHINDLAYMPATKDGKFGFNLLVGGFFSPKRCAEAVPLDAWVLTEDMIPVCKAILEAYRDLGFRGNRQKTRMMWLIDELGIEGFRSEVVKRMPFKELERASSEDLVQKQWERRDYIGVHPQKQEGLSFVGLHIPVGRIQADDMDGLARIADEYGTGELRLTVEQNIIIPNVENAKLQALLQEPLLKDKFSPEPSILMKGLVACTGNQFCGQAIIETKQRALKVTEEVERHVAVTRPVRMHWTGCPNTCGQVQVADIGFMGCMARDENGKPCEGVDVFLGGRIGSDSHLGDIYKKSVPCKDLVPLVVDILVNHFGAVPREREEGEE, from the exons ATGTCATCAATTGGGCTTCTCTCTACTCCTCCTCTGTCCTCCTCGGCTCCCACGTGGCAGCTCGCCGCAGCCACCACCCCGGCTGTGGCACCGGTTGTCACCCCGGACGTGGCTGCGGAGAGGCTGGAGCCGagggtggaggagagagaagggtaCTGGGTGTTGAAGGAGAAGTTTAGAGAAGGGATTAATGTTCAGGAGAAGGTCAAGATTCAGAGGGAGCCGATGAAGCTTTTCATGGAAGGTGGGATTGAAGAGCTTGCAAAGTTGCCTTTTGAGGAGCTTGACAAAGTTAAGGATACTAAGGATGATATTGATGTCAGGCTCAAGTGGCTTGGTCTCTTCCACAGAAGAAAGCATCACT ATGGTAGATTTATGATGAGGCTGAAGCTACCAAATGGGGTCGCAACAAGTGCACAGACAAGATATCTAGCGAGCGTGATACGAAAATATGGCAAGGATGGTTGTGCAGATGTTACAACCAGGCAAAATTGGCAAATCCGCGGAGTTGTGCTGGCTGATGTACCCGAAATTTTGAAGGGTCTTGCTGAAGTAGGCTTGACTAGTCTGCAGAGTGGGATGGACAATGTGAGAAACCCAGTTGGGAATCCTCTTGCAGGCATTGACCCACTTGAAATCGTTGACACAAGACCTTATACGAACTTGTTGTCCCAATACATTACTGGCAATTCACTTGGCAATCCAACTGTAACAAACTT GCCAAGGAAGTGGAATGTGTGTGTGATAGGATCTCATGATCTTTATGAGCATCCCCACATCAACGATCTTGCATACATGCCTGCAACAAAGGATGGAAAATTTGGATTCAATTTACTCGTGGGAGGCTTCTTCAGTCCCAAAAGATGTGCAGAGGCAGTTCCTCTTGATGCATGGGTCTTGACAGAAGATATGATCCCAGTTTGCAAAGCTATACTAGAGGCTTATAGAGACCTTGGCTTCAGAGGGAACAGACAAAAAACAAGAATGATGTGGTTGATTGATGAACTA GGCATAGAAGGATTCAGATCAGAGGTCGTTAAGAGAATGCCCTTTAAGGAATTGGAAAGAGCATCTTCTGAAGACTTGGTACAAAAGCAATGGGAAAGGAGAGACTATATAGGTGTCCATCCACAGAAACAAGAAGGTCTAAGCTTTGTGGGTCTTCACATTCCAGTAGGCAGGATCCAAGCAGATGACATGGATGGGCTAGCTCGTATAGCCGATGAGTATGGCACTGGGGAACTCCGTCTCACAGTGGAGCAAAACATAATAATCCCCAATGTTGAGAACGCAAAACTTCAAGCATTGCTTCAAGAACCGCTTCTGAAAGATAAATTTTCACCTGAACCTTCCATTCTCATGAAAGGACTAGTAGCTTGCACCGGTAACCAGTTTTGCGGACAAGCCATCATTGAGACAAAGCAACGGGCCTTGAAGGTGACTGAGGAGGTGGAGAGGCATGTGGCAGTGACCCGGCCGGTGAGGATGCATTGGACAGGGTGCCCCAATACCTGCGGGCAGGTGCAAGTGGCGGATATAGGTTTCATGGGGTGTATGGCAAGGGATGAGAATGGGAAGCCTTGTGAAGGGGTTGATGTTTTCTTGGGAGGGAGAATAGGAAGTGACTCCCATTTGGGAGATATTTATAAGAAGAGTGTCCCTTGTAAGGACTTGGTGCCCTTGGTTGTTGACATCCTGGTAAATCACTTTGGGGCTGTCCCAAGGGAGAGGGAAGAAGGGGAAGAGTAA